The DNA region CCATTCTCGCTGGCTCTGGGACGGGGTGCCCGTTCACCCCCTCCTAACCTCCCCCCTCAAGGGGGAGGGACTTTCATAGATGGCCTCCGTTCCCTAACAACCCAGTCTCCCCCCACCCTGCGCCATACTTCCCCCCGTGCCCGGTCCCGAAGTCCTCCTCTACGGCCTTCCCCTCGCCTTTCTCGCCGGGTTCATCGACGCTATTGCGGGGGGCGGCGGCACGATCACGCTGCCCACGCTGTTTTTCATGGGGCTCTCGCCCGCGCAGGCGGTGGCGACGAACAAGTTGCTCGCCATCTTCGGCTCGGGGAGCGCGACGGTGCAGTACTGGCGCAGGGGGCACGTCGAGCGGTCTCTCGTGCTGCGCCTGATTCCGCTGGCGCTCGTCGGGAGTGCGCTCGGCGCCTTCCTCGTGCGTTTCGTGGACCCGGACGCCTTTCGCACCCTGGTCGGCGTGGTCATCCTCGGCGTGGGGGCGCTCGTGCTCGTCAACAAGCGTTTCGGGCTGGAGGACCGCTACCCCGGCCTGATCGCCCGCACCCTGGCCCTCACCCTGCCCGGCGCGTTCCTGATCGGCGTGTACGACGGCTTTCTCGGCCCCGGCACGGGCACCTTCCTGATGTTCCTCTTCGCGCTGGCGGGCTTCAACCTCGTGCGGTCGAGCGGCAACGCGCGGACGATCAACTTCGCCACCAACCTCGGGGCGTTCCTCTTCTTCCTGTTCCAGGGGCAGATGGTCTGGTGGATCGGCCTGCCGATGGGCGTGGCGAACGCCGCCGGGGCCTTTGTGGGTGCCCGGATGGCGATGCTGCGGGGCAGCGGCTTCGTGAAGGTGGTGTACGCGGGCATCGTGCTGCTCGTGGCGGCGCGGCTGCTGACACAGTAATTCACGTGAGGACCCCCAGCGTGTTCCCCCTTCGCGGACGCGCTCATGAGGGGGCGAGAGGACAACTCAGCCTGGACTCACGCCCGAAGATGACGGAATCATTAAGCTCCCCCACGTGACCTCCAAGGCTCTCCTGACCCTCCTCTGCTCCTCCACCCTGCTTCTGGGCGCCTGCGGGGAGACCGACACCACTTCGGCGGCAGGCTCCACGCTGACCCCCGCGCCCGGGGCCACCGCGCTCGCCACCACGCCCATCAACCTCACGGTCGGGCAGACCCGTCAGGTGAACGTGTACTCCGGCGGCCAACCCGTCACGCCCGCCACCGCGACCTGGACGAGCCGCAATCCGGCGGTGGCGACGGTGGACCAGTACGGGCTGGTGACCGCCCGGGGCGCGGGGACGACCACCGTTCGCGTCGCCCTGCGCAGCAACCCGGCCACCTTCCTCGACTTCACGGTCAACGTGACGGGCGCGTCGGCCCCGGCGCCTACCCCGGCCCCGGCGACCGGGCCCTCCGCCTTCGAGGGGCGGGTTCTGGAACTCACCAACCAGGCCCGCGCCCAGGCCCGCACCTGCGGCACCCAGCCCTTCCCGGCGGCCGCGCCCCTGACGTACAACGCCGCGCTGCGCACCGCCGCCTCCAACCACTCGAAGGACATGGCCCTTCGCAACTTCTTCAGCCATACCAACCCCGACGGCTTAAATCCCTTCGACCGGATGCGCGCCGCCGGGTACACGGGTTTCACGGCGGCGGCGGAGAACATCGCGGCCGGGCAGAGCACCCCGGAGGCGGTCGTCGCCGGGTGGCTCCAGAGCCCCAGCCACTGCGCGAACATCATGAACGCCGCGTACCGCGACCTGGGCGTCGGGTACTACGCGGGCGGGAGTTACGGCCACTACTGGACCCAGAACTTCGGTCGGCGCTGAGCGGCCCCCGGTCCCGCCGCCGTGCAGATACGGCAGGAGAAACCCCCGCCCAGGCGACGGGGGTTCTCTGCGCCCAGGGGGCTCAGTCGGTGATGAAGGTGTGCTCGCTGTCGCTGAGTGTGCGCCCGCCCCCCTGATCCCAGGTC from Deinococcus aetherius includes:
- a CDS encoding TSUP family transporter; amino-acid sequence: MPGPEVLLYGLPLAFLAGFIDAIAGGGGTITLPTLFFMGLSPAQAVATNKLLAIFGSGSATVQYWRRGHVERSLVLRLIPLALVGSALGAFLVRFVDPDAFRTLVGVVILGVGALVLVNKRFGLEDRYPGLIARTLALTLPGAFLIGVYDGFLGPGTGTFLMFLFALAGFNLVRSSGNARTINFATNLGAFLFFLFQGQMVWWIGLPMGVANAAGAFVGARMAMLRGSGFVKVVYAGIVLLVAARLLTQ
- a CDS encoding CAP domain-containing protein, with the translated sequence MTSKALLTLLCSSTLLLGACGETDTTSAAGSTLTPAPGATALATTPINLTVGQTRQVNVYSGGQPVTPATATWTSRNPAVATVDQYGLVTARGAGTTTVRVALRSNPATFLDFTVNVTGASAPAPTPAPATGPSAFEGRVLELTNQARAQARTCGTQPFPAAAPLTYNAALRTAASNHSKDMALRNFFSHTNPDGLNPFDRMRAAGYTGFTAAAENIAAGQSTPEAVVAGWLQSPSHCANIMNAAYRDLGVGYYAGGSYGHYWTQNFGRR